Proteins co-encoded in one Apodemus sylvaticus chromosome 6, mApoSyl1.1, whole genome shotgun sequence genomic window:
- the Sf3b6 gene encoding splicing factor 3B subunit 6 has protein sequence MAMQAAKRANIRLPPEVNRILYIRNLPYKITAEEMYDIFGKYGPIRQIRVGNTPETRGTAYVVYEDIFDAKNACDHLSGFNVCNRYLVVLYYNANRAFQKMDTKKKEEQLKLLKEKYGINTDPPK, from the exons ATGGCGATGCAAGCGGCTAAGAGGGCGAAT ATTCGCCTCCCACCTGAAGTAAATCGGATTTTGTATATAAGGAATTTGCCATACAAAATCACAGCAGAAGAAATGTATGATATATTTGGGAAATATGGACCTATTCGTCAAATCAGGGT AGGGAATACACCTGAAACCAGAGGAACAGCCTACGTGGTCTATGAAGACATCTTTGATGCTAAGAACGCCTGTGACCATCTATCGGGATTCAACGTTTGTAACCGATACCTTGTGGTTTTGTATTACAATGCTAACCGG GCATTCCAGAAGATGGAcaccaagaagaaggaggagcagCTGAAGCTTCTCAAGGAAAAGTATGGCATCAACACAGATCCTCCCAAATGA
- the Tp53i3 gene encoding LOW QUALITY PROTEIN: quinone oxidoreductase PIG3 (The sequence of the model RefSeq protein was modified relative to this genomic sequence to represent the inferred CDS: inserted 5 bases in 3 codons; deleted 2 bases in 2 codons; substituted 1 base at 1 genomic stop codon), whose protein sequence is MLAIYQPGGPENLFYVKDVAKPSPGDGEVLLKVTASTLNRADIIQYLGTPKYVPPPGASGILELEXHVIELEPGRXGHRQTGDLAMALLPPGSQSSVLPVPEDLLVPIPELRVXPAAAILEVWIATFQMVLLVGHVQAGGSVLIHGGSSGVGTAVIQLAWSAGAIPLVRAGFQDKLQXAEKLMAAAD, encoded by the exons ATGCTGGCAATATACCAGCCAGGTGGGCCAGAAAACCTCTTT TATGTGAAAGATGTGGCCAAACCAAGCCCAGGAGATGGTGAAGTCCTCCTGAAGGTAACAGCCAGCACCCTAAACAGGGCTGACATAATCCAGTACCTAGGGACTCCAAAG TATGTCCCACCCCCAGGAGCCAGTGGCATTTTGGAACTTGA GCATGTGATTGAGCTGGAGCCTGGCCGCTAGGGACACAGGCAGACTGGAGATTTGGCCATGGCTCTGCTGCCTCCTGGAAGCCAAAGCTCAGTCCTCCCTGTCCCTGAAGATCTCCTTGTCCCTATCCCAGAACTGAGAGT TCCAGCTGCAGCCATCCTGGAGGTCTGGATCGCCACCTTTCAGATGGTACTTCTTGTAG GCCATGTTCAGGCTGGAGGCTCTGTGCTGATCCACGGAGGATCAAGTGGAGTT GGCACAGCTGTCATCCAGCTGGCTTGGAGTGCTGGCGCTATTCCTCTGGTTAGAGCTGGCTTCCAGGATAAGCTTC TAGCAGAGAAGCTCATGGCTGCAGCTGATTAG